In Lycorma delicatula isolate Av1 chromosome 10, ASM4794821v1, whole genome shotgun sequence, a genomic segment contains:
- the LOC142330882 gene encoding uncharacterized protein LOC142330882: MKEIHGRQLQTAKVKVIARQYFWRLNLDKDIEFYRRSCSACLHASKAPEKAELIKFKEAIFSVECVYSDTVQHKKRNYILAIDGYSCSSEVAEMQKINSDATVVKSQEIFARFGLLRMIFSDNGRQFTSDEFQVL, from the coding sequence ATGAAAGAAATTCATGGTAGACAATTACAGACTGCCAAAGTGAAAGTTATTGCAAGACAATATTTTTGGAGGCTAAATTTGGATAAGGATATTGAATTTTACAGAAGAAGTTGTTCAGCGTGTCTTCATGCTTCAAAAGCTCCAGAGAAAGCAGAATTGATTAAATTCAAAGAAGCAATATTCTCAGTTGAATGTGTTTATAGTGATACTGTTCaacacaaaaaaaggaattatatacTTGCTATAGATGGTTACAGTTGTTCATCTGAGGTTGCcgaaatgcaaaaaattaattctgatgcTACAGTTGTAAAATCGCAAGAAATTTTTGCCAGGTTTGGATTGCTGAGGATGATATTTTCAGATAATGGAAGGCAGTTCACATCTGATGAATTTCAAGTTTTGTAG